A genomic window from Salvia hispanica cultivar TCC Black 2014 chromosome 5, UniMelb_Shisp_WGS_1.0, whole genome shotgun sequence includes:
- the LOC125190582 gene encoding GDSL esterase/lipase At1g29670-like, with protein sequence MFRHIIIIIIMPHSIMINVCYFLLLNLVIFQFGGVVNASQVHCFFIFGDSLVDNGNNNYLNTIAKVNYSPYGIDFLAGPTGRFTNGRNTADFLAELLEIYKPPPPYTNATDWDRINGVNFGSGGAGILDESGKHYGDVVTMSEQLSNHEAIITRLAEIFGERKLSLQHLSNCTYYVAMGSNDYLGNYLPKYYASTTQYSPEQFASLAIAQYSKHLLRLYNNGGRKVAVNGLGKLGCVPQQTAKYPVSPLTGCVETSNAAVDIFNEKLKKLIKTLNLLPDARFLYVSEITDNPSYGNITVVGKPCCEVSEDSLGHCVEGSTPCSNRDEYYFWDSFHPTEAATSLSAKIIYDAMAPLLQTTTTTAATTPLVDVS encoded by the exons ATGTTTCGCCAcataatcatcatcatcatcatgcCTCATTCTATAATGATAAATGTATGCTATTTTCTACTGCTAAATCTTGTAATTTTCCAATTTGGTGGCGTTGTCAATGCATCACAAGTTCACTGTTTCTTCATTTTCGGAGATTCATTGGTCGACAACGGCAACAACAATTACCTCAACACAATCGCCAAGGTCAATTACTCCCCTTACGGCATTGATTTCCTGGCCGGCCCCACCGGCAGATTCACCAACGGCCGAAATACCGCAGATTTCCTCG CTGAACTACTGGAGATATACAAACCCCCTCCCCCATACACCAACGCTACGGATTGGGACAGAATCAACGGCGTCAACTTTGGCTCGGGTGGAGCCGGAATTCTCGATGAATCTGGGAAACACTAC GGAGATGTGGTGACTATGAGCGAGCAACTGTCGAATCATGAGGCCATAATTACGAGATTGGCCGAAatatttggagagagaaaattaagCTTGCAACATCTTAGCAACTGTACATATTACGTGGCAATGGGCAGCAACGACTACCTTGGCAACTATCTCCCCAAATACTACGCCTCCACCACTCAATACTCTCCCGAACAGTTTGCTTCTCTCGCCATCGCACAATACTCTAAGCACCTTCTC AGGCTATACAATAACGGTGGAAGGAAAGTAGCCGTGAACGGACTTGGGAAATTAGGGTGCGTTCCGCAGCAGACGGCCAAGTACCCGGTCTCACCATTGACAGGGTGCGTGGAGACGAGCAACGCGGCCGTGGACATCTTCAACGAGAAActcaagaaattaataaaaacgttGAACCTCCTCCCGGATGCCAGATTCCTGTACGTCAGTGAAATCACGGACAACCCGTCGTACGGGAATATAACGGTGGTCGGAAAACCATGTTGCGAGGTGTCAGAGGATTCGCTAGGGCACTGTGTTGAGGGAAGCACGCCGTGCAGCAACAGAGATGAATACTATTTCTGGGATTCATTCCATCCGACTGAGGCTGCCACTTCCTTGTCCGCTAAGATTATCTACGATGCTATGGCGCCACTATTGCAGACTACAACTACTACTGCTGCTACTACTCCTCTTGTGGATGTTTCCTGA
- the LOC125190583 gene encoding GDSL esterase/lipase At4g18970-like, translating to MPHSIMRNVFCFLLLNLVVFQFSGVVNASQVQCFFIFGDSLVDNGNNNYLNTTAKVNYSPYGIDFPAGPTGRFTNGRNTADFLAELLEIDEPLPPYANATDWDIINGVNFGSGGAGILDESGQHFGDVLTMSEQLSNHEAIVTRLAEMFGSRMLSLQHLSKCTYYVGMGNNDYLGNYLPKYYASTTKYSPRQFASLAIAQYSKHLLRLYLNGGRKVAVNALGKLGCVPQQTAKYPVSPVTGCVETSNAAVDIFNEKLKILIKALNLLPGARFLYVTEITDNPSYGNIKVVGKPCCEVSEDSLGHCVEGSTPCSNRDEYYFWDSFHPTEAAISLSAKVLYDAMSPLLQTTTAAAATTPLVDVA from the exons atgcCTCATTCTATAATGAGAAATGTATTCTGTTTTCTCCTACTAAATCTTGTAGTTTTCCAATTTAGTGGCGTTGTCAATGCATCACAAGTTCAGTGTTTCTTCATTTTCGGAGATTCATTGGTCGACAACGGCAACAACAATTACCTCAACACAACGGCCAAGGTTAATTACTCCCCTTACGGCATTGATTTCCCGGCCGGCCCCACCGGCAGATTCACCAATGGTCGAAATACCGCAGATTTCCTCG CTGAACTACTAGAGATAGATGAACCCCTTCCCCCATATGCCAACGCTACGGACTGGGACATAATCAACGGTGTCAACTTTGGCTCGGGTGGAGCCGGAATTCTCGATGAATCCGGGCAACACTTC GGAGATGTGTTGACTATGAGCGAGCAACTGTCGAATCATGAGGCAATAGTTACGAGATTAGCCGAAATGTTTGGAAGCAGAATGTTAAGCTTGCAACATCTTAGCAAATGTACATACTACGTGGGAATGGGCAACAACGACTACCTTGGCAACTATCTCCCCAAATACTACGCCTCCACCACTAAATACTCTCCCAGACAGTTTGCTTCTCTCGCCATCGCACAATACTCTAAGCACCTTCTT AGGCTATACTTGAACGGTGGGAGGAAAGTAGCCGTGAACGCACTCGGGAAATTAGGGTGCGTTCCACAGCAGACGGCCAAGTACCCGGTCTCGCCAGTGACAGGGTGCGTGGAGACGAGCAACGCGGCCGTTGACATCTTCAACGAGAAACTCAAGATATTAATAAAAGCCTTGAACCTACTCCCCGGCGCCAGATTCCTGTACGTCACTGAAATCACGGACAACCCATCGTACGGCAATATAAAGGTAGTCGGAAAACCATGTTGCGAGGTGTCCGAGGATTCGTTAGGGCACTGTGTTGAGGGAAGCACGCCGTGCAGCAACAGAGATGAATACTATTTCTGGGATTCATTCCATCCAACTGAGGCTGCAATTTCCTTGTCCGCAAAGGTTCTCTACGACGCTATGTCGCCATTATTGCAGACTACAACTGCTGCTGCCGCGACTACCCCTCTTGTTGATGTTGCCTGA
- the LOC125188283 gene encoding protein TRACHEARY ELEMENT DIFFERENTIATION-RELATED 7A-like, which produces MEIARLEIIWGGLDQATEGARAAAGRRVAAPTTEECESPQHGVPVPPPLQNPDAPSLLHLTSISSPPHRLPSISSQPCRHHLFSTPSPPSSSRAPERLPVASSIHVGAPPPNDSSPPPSTIHATKKKMLNNERQAIGDSIENNCEVTPHEDDK; this is translated from the exons ATGGAAATCGCTCGCCTTGAGATTATATGGGGGGGTCTGGATCAGGCCACAGAG GGCGCTCGTGCGGCGGCTGGTAGGAGGGTTGCTGCTCCCACAACGGAGGAGTGTGAATCTCCCCAACACGGTGTTC CGGTTCCGCCTCCTCTCCAAAATCCAGATGCTCCATCTCTTCTCCACCTCACCTCCATCTCTTCTCCACCCCATCGCCTCCCCTCCATCTCTTCTCAACCCTGTCGCCACCATCTTTTCTCCACCCCATCGCCTCCATCCTCCAGCCGTGCTCCAGAGCGTCTGCCCGTCGCCTCCAGTATCCATGTCGGTGCCCCTCCACCCAACGACTCGTCGCCTCCTCCCTCAACCATCCATGCCACTAAAAAGAAG ATGTTGAATAATGAAAGACAAGCCATTGGAGATAGCATTGAAAACAACTGTGAAGTTACTCCCCATGAGGATGACaaatga